A section of the [Limnothrix rosea] IAM M-220 genome encodes:
- a CDS encoding HAD family hydrolase: protein MVSQVIAFDSDGVICDGLAEYFHSAAIAYQQITQTNLEQKTLESLRPAFYELRPVIETGWEMVVLIHVLLQGQNSNVIWQDWRRILAQSLSHWDTTQDGLMLALDTVRDRQITNELDHWLSLHRFYDGMPACLKQLLADDAVETYIITTKEARFVHQLLQQQNINFPSSNIFGKETKQPKSEILKQLLQKHKSTFWFIEDRLKTLGKVQKEPELTAVKLFLATWGYNCFMVGERLPLRGIEAVDLGGWLEKVAQLSP from the coding sequence ATGGTTTCTCAAGTTATTGCTTTTGATTCTGATGGTGTCATTTGCGATGGCCTTGCAGAATATTTCCATTCGGCGGCGATCGCCTACCAGCAAATTACGCAAACGAACCTTGAACAAAAGACCTTAGAATCCCTTCGTCCAGCTTTTTATGAGTTACGCCCAGTCATCGAAACAGGCTGGGAAATGGTTGTATTAATTCATGTTTTATTACAAGGCCAAAATTCCAATGTGATTTGGCAAGATTGGCGAAGAATTTTAGCGCAAAGCCTAAGTCACTGGGATACCACGCAAGATGGGTTGATGTTGGCCCTCGATACTGTCCGCGATCGCCAAATTACTAACGAGTTAGACCATTGGCTATCCTTACATCGGTTTTACGATGGTATGCCCGCTTGTTTAAAGCAATTACTCGCAGATGATGCCGTCGAAACTTACATTATTACAACGAAAGAAGCTCGGTTTGTTCATCAACTTTTACAACAGCAAAATATTAATTTCCCCAGCTCGAATATTTTTGGTAAAGAAACAAAACAGCCAAAATCCGAAATTTTAAAGCAATTATTACAGAAACACAAATCAACATTTTGGTTTATTGAGGATCGCCTCAAAACTCTTGGTAAAGTGCAAAAAGAACCAGAGCTCACGGCGGTCAAACTGTTTTTAGCCACTTGGGGATATAACTGCTTTATGGTGGGTGAAAGGTTACCGCTTCGCGGGATAGAAGCTGTTGATTTAGGCGGTTGGCTAGAAAAAGTTGCGCAATTATCGCCTTAG
- a CDS encoding DUF1825 family protein, with protein sequence MGFFDSEIVQQEAQSLFTDYQNLVQLGSDFGKFDREGKKMYIDQMEAMMDRYKIFMKRFELSDDFMAQMAVEQMKTQLGQFGMTPQQMFDQMNLTLDRMKSQIPD encoded by the coding sequence ATGGGATTTTTTGATTCAGAGATTGTCCAACAAGAAGCTCAAAGTCTGTTTACGGATTATCAAAATCTTGTGCAATTAGGTAGCGATTTCGGTAAGTTTGACCGCGAAGGCAAGAAGATGTACATCGACCAGATGGAGGCGATGATGGATCGCTACAAGATCTTTATGAAACGCTTTGAGCTGTCCGATGATTTTATGGCGCAGATGGCTGTCGAACAGATGAAGACACAGCTTGGTCAATTTGGGATGACACCGCAGCAAATGTTTGATCAGATGAATCTGACCCTCGACCGTATGAAGTCTCAAATTCCTGATTGA
- a CDS encoding SHOCT domain-containing protein, whose amino-acid sequence MKQAIAKLANQPKDRKIAIGLALAGSVTPLAGVHKFYIGQPVWGVVYLLLWSTPIPQIACAIEAVWFVLQDFDSFQEKFGLASAQTNKTLEMAKKTEAIASALRELEKLRTEGLITEYEFEQKRRALLE is encoded by the coding sequence ATGAAACAGGCGATCGCCAAACTCGCTAACCAACCAAAAGACCGCAAGATTGCCATTGGACTTGCCCTAGCGGGTTCGGTTACGCCCCTCGCTGGTGTCCATAAATTTTACATCGGCCAACCTGTGTGGGGTGTGGTTTACTTACTGCTGTGGTCAACCCCCATACCGCAAATTGCCTGTGCCATCGAAGCCGTATGGTTTGTACTACAAGATTTCGATTCATTCCAAGAAAAATTTGGCCTTGCTAGCGCCCAAACCAATAAAACCCTCGAAATGGCAAAAAAAACCGAGGCGATCGCCTCAGCATTGCGAGAACTAGAAAAACTCCGCACAGAAGGTTTAATTACCGAATACGAATTTGAACAAAAACGCCGCGCTT